GCAAGCTTATACAATGGCTCACCAAGAACATGCAGTTCTGAGCTGAAGGCAGGGATTGAGCAAGGATAAGGGCGAGTTTACCGGTGAATATTCATATACACGGGAAGCTCAGTCGTCGTCAAGTTGAGCGTCGATCTGTTGCCATCATCGAGAATTCCTTTGGCTTCGGCATCTTCGGCCACAGTGAGGaagccttcatcttcatcgtcctcgacAGGTTTGAGCCAAGCATTTGACTGCTCAGTACTTCTGCGTACCACCATTGTGAACAGAGCAGATATTGTAGGTGTTGCACTTTGAACAAATCAAATTGAGGATCTTTAATATGAAATCCGAGACAGGTTCGACGTTGAAGAGGAAAAACAAATAAAGTTACGAGGCAAAAAGGTGAGGCTCTCGCTTTACGTATTCAAGTGAAGCCCCCCGTCTCCATTGTAATTTGGGGGTCATTATGCCCCTGAACTGCCATTCCAAAATCACGGCGACCAATAAGCGTCTGCCAGCCCCGCCACGACAGGTACGCGTCTCTGGTAGGCGAGATATTGATTGGATTGCTGTAATTGACTACGTGGATAAGCGAGCCGTACTAATCATTACGAGTTCTAGGGGacttttaactataattattcAGTGATCTCCATCATTTCGAGAGCGGTCAGTACCAGATTGAAGAGTTATCATTCTGCAGTTCGTTCAGCTTTTACTGGGCTGCATTATTGCATGAGAATCGCCGATGCTCATTGGAAGTTGACGCTGATACCCCTAaatccctttccccttcAGAGCACTGTCAGTTGCAGATCTGCAACGCTAAATCCAGGGTCCAGGGAACCAGGAATTCAATTTCTGCAACGTGCAACCCTCAGAAGTGATTTCGATAATGGAACGATCGAAGAATCTGCCTTTAAGAATTCTGGTCAAACGGCAGAATCACTAACAACTGCCGAAATAGAGCAATGCTCGTCATTTTATTCATGTCACTAACAACAACCTTCATCTAACTTAGCTCAACGAGGCTTGACTTATCAAAGCGGAATCTACCATGGCCAAATTACATACGTTCTCTTTCAGAAATTGGCTGATGGAATGGTCTAGGCCAAGGAGCAACAAACCCCTTGATACGTCTCTCCAGACTTCCAGCCTTACAAATCCCCCTCACCATACGGAGTACAGTATCATGTTTGATACATATTAGGCCTTCCTCGGAAGTGGGAGTTCAATTGCTTCAGGTGATACTCATATAGTTTGAATTTTCTGCCGCGGGCTCCTCGGGTTTCAACCACGAGAGCCTTGTTTCCGTTGCTGGTCCCGAGGCTCGGCATTGtttgttcttgatcttcttgagcatcttgGGCGCTCTTTTGACATGGATTCTTACCTAAGAGGAAGTTGCCGGTTTCTTGAGCTGTGTTCCGCTTCGTGACGGGCATGTCACTTGTTTGTCCATACACAAACATCTCAGCTAGTTTAAAGGATTGAAGGATTGGGTTACACTGGACTATGGTGACAGCTCGTGGGGCCTGCCAGCAAGTTCACAGTCCCCAACTGATCCTGAATTTGCCGGGATTCTAAAAGTCTCTCGACCCGAAAGTCTCATAGTCTGAACATATACTGTATTCAACAAGGTATATTCCTTAAACGGTCACGTCCACCCCCTCACCAGTAACACCTGACCATCGCCAGGTCTTGGCTACGAACGAGCTTGAATATGGGGTAGCCTAGCAGCAACCTAGTAAATGCTTGGCTCCCAAATGGTGGCGTCTGTATGCACACAAGTTTAGACGCCAAGAGAAACCCAGAGTGGCAGTGCATGAATGCAATCAAGACTAGGAAAGCGACGACAAGAACGCGGAAACATATTGGTTCTTTACGAAATACTGTAGGTTAAGGGCAAGCCCATTGACACATGCCGCGCGACCTGTAACAAGCATTCACCTCGGCTGGTTTAGGTCAGCGGAACGTAACACAGCTGATTGACCAGCATCAAAGAGGAGACTCAGCGTCCACAGCCAATGTCAACTCGGCGATTGATCCCATCTGCAAGGCACTCCCTGAGCCTGTTTCTCTGCCCAGCATTGAAGAGTCCGGGGGAGCAGCGGAGGGAGATCCGGCCAGCGGGGTCTCAACGGTGGATCTGATATGCGTCTTGATGAATCTGGATTCAAAGAAATGATTGAGGTGTCTGTGGCGTTTTTGGTGATACATGCATTTCTTGTCAAACATGATTGCGTTCGAGGCACGTGTGTCGCCGGCAGCTCAACGAGCTCCCTGATAGGGTCCGGTGCCTCCCGGCGAGGCAAGCCGCTGTGTAATTGTTCAGAGTGTTGGGGGAAATGGCTCGAAAACATGACAGCTTTCCCTTATTTTGGAACATATTGACTTTTTGGGGTTGCATGGGTGTCTATGGCCCCCCTGGATCAGAAGGTCTTTGAGCTGGAGACATGCCATCTTCAGTTCTCCATAGGGCGAAAATGATTTAAGTGTGGCGTTTATAGTGCTAAAAGCAGTGTAAGGCACAGCATCCCGTCGCTGATCCTAGCAGTACTGTAGAAGTAGATGTACCGATCTGTTCCATGCGATGGGTTatgttggttgttggaggTCAATCTTGGCTTTGCAGTGCGTTCGCGGCACGACCGTATTGGACTCTGTTTGTCCTTCTCCTTCGGTTATGGAAAGGTGTAAcggttttttttttggtttttTTTTGCACGTCGGTAGTCGGTACAACAATAATAAAGTGCTGACTGCTGCTGACAATGAGTGTTCGCCGGATGGTACGGGCGAGAGGACCGGCTACTGGCTGTTAAAGATAAGTTGAGTGAGGGATAGACTGAGAATGGGGCACGCGCCAataccaacaccagcaccagcctcAACGTAACGGCCAAGCAACAGACTTTCGAGATCCGGTGATTCAACAAGGATATGGGGAGCACTGAGCGCTGGCTTAAGGATCTGCCACCTGTAGCATTAATGACGCTGGACCAATGGTTGcgccgaagaagccgagagctctgatggtgatgacgaCCATTTTTTGCCATTAACGTCTTGTCATTCATTGTCTTGAATTTCTCTCTGGTCGCAAACCTGCCAGCACAATTTCGAAGACTCCATTTGTGACGCAATCAAGACGTCCCGCCCTCTGTTTCCCCAGCAGACTTAGCGCCTTGGAGCTTCCCTGAAGCTATCCCTGCTAAGCCCAAAGGGGTATACTGCTCTGGACCCCATCTGTATCTTTTTGTACTTACCTATATGTTCCGAAATTGCTGCAAGACTTTGATTTACGAATATCTCGGCTGGTCTAAAGTTCGACATCGTATTCACCACCTTTTCTCACGTGAACTAGATTTATTGTGGAAAGTCTATATGGAGAGATTATGTGATACTCGTCCCTTTATCAGTGGCATTGGCCTTTTAACTCGCCAGAGACTTTGAAAGTCTTGTCTCAATGGCGTAGGAATCTGATCCCGCCAAGGGCCTATTATATTTACGCGAACCACTTACTTTGATCATTCATGTCTGTCAAGGGCTCAGCTTTTGATCtccatcttgaacaaggTATCGTTCAGGACCATCCTCGGTCCTGTTTACGAATCCCTGTCCAGAGAGACTTTACCTCAAGGGTAAAGTGTCCAGTCCCGCTGCAAAATTCTTGTCGTATTCCAGCATTAGCTCATATTTTTGCAATCTGCAGGACACAAAGGGAAGCTCGGTATGGCAAGTCAAGGtaaaacacagaaaagaatgAACCAATGCATCTGGTTAGCCGAGCCTGTGTTTGAATAGATGCTAAGATAACCGCGTCAGATGGACATTGAATCAACCGAGCTTAGGATACTTGGAGGTACTTTGAGCTGCTGAACCCCTGTACAATCTCCACCTCGACCTGGCCCGGGCTTGGATGGTACTGTACCATTCAGTGCACCTCCCTGCTGTGCCGTGTCTCTCCTGCAGCAAGCGCCTCTACGTAGGTCGAGGTTGCTCACTCTAGCTCTCCCGTTGTGTTCTGTTGCTCCAATTGCTTAGGTTAATATTAAGGCAGCCAACGTTAGTGTGTGCCAACCAGATGCCGTATCTCCTTCTCCACGCCCGCGCTGCTCTCTCCTACTTCGTCTCCGTCCGTGGCTTCGTTTCCCGTCCCTTCCTCACATTAATTCCACCAGTCTCCCCCTTCATCCTTCTTTCCCTTTTTCTCCTCACTCTCAACGATACCCTCACACTCAACCCCCACTGTCGTCATCGCAGGCCATTCTGTGAAGTTGTCCTCCTTCACATTGACCATCACCTAAACCTCAACCTTCATCAGCTTCCTCGTCTACTCCGTAGCTACCGCGCATTCAAGATGACTGACTGGACAACGGGCATAATGCCGCTGCACCAGGTGCACAAGCCTCCTTTCACTATCGAGGCTCCTGGCTACGAGAAGGTCCCTGGCGAAACCATTCCTCGACGTCaccccaaggccaaggacgGCCTCATCAACTATCCTGCTCCCGATGCCAGGACCGTCTTCCAGGTCGTTGAGCGCAGCGCTCGACTCTACCCCAAACCATCATGCTGTCGGTGCCcgcaagctcatcaacatgcacactggagaagaagaagatcaagaagaacgtCGATGGCGAGATCCaggaagtcgagaaggagtGGTCCTACTTCGAGTTGACTGGCTTCGAATACTTGACTTACCAACAGTACCTCCAGCGCGTTCTGCAGATCGGCTCCGGTCTACGGAAGCTGGGCTTGACCAGTGACGACAAGCTTCATATTTTCGGTACCACCAGGTATGTACAACATTGACTGGTCCTGTATCCAAGCACTGGTTTCTGACTCCACGGCGTGTAGCATCGGTTGGATCTCTACTTCCCACGCAGCTGCCTCACAGTCCATCTCAATTGTCACCGCCTACGATACACTTGGTCCCAGTGGTGTTGAGCACTCTCTCGTTCAGACCGAATGTAGCGCCATGTACGTCGATTCGCAACTCCTCAAGACTGCTTCAGAGCCTATCAAGAAGTCGTCCGTCAAAaccgtcatcgtcaacgaCCGAACGATCTTTGCCAAGGGTGGTGAGCTCGAGGCCTTCAGGGCCGATCATCCTGATCTGAAGATCGTCACTCTCGAGGAACTTCGCCAGCTCGGTGAAGATAATCCCGTTGAGCCAAACCCGGCTAAGCCATCCGACCTTTACTGTATCATGTACACTTCTGGTTCCACTGGTCTGCCCAAGGGTGCTTGCATCACCCACGAAGCTCTTATTGCTGGAGGTGAGTTGATTTGTACCATCTTGCGCCCTCTTACTAATTCGTTCCTTCTTAGTCACCAGTTTGTACACCTGTGTCGAAGAATGCGTTAGCGATAAGGAATGTATTCTTGCCTACTTACCCCTCGCTCATATTTTCGAAATGGCCCTCGAAAACCTCGTTATGTACATTGGAGGAACTCTTGGATACGGAAACCCGCGAACGCTTTCCGATGCATCAATGAAGAATTGCGCTGGTGATATGCGCGAGTTCAAGCCCACTGTCATGGTTGGCGTTCCCCAAATTTGGGAGACTGTGAGGAAGGGTATCACAGCCAAGCTCGAGGCTGCCAGTCctctcctcaagaacctctTCTGGGGCGCCTACAACTGGAAGGCGTTCGCTTCTAAGAACAAGCTGCCTCTGGCGAGCTTGTTTGACAGCATCGTGTTTGGCAAAGTCCGTGAACTGACGGGTGGTCGTATGCGCTTCACTATGAATGGCGCCAGTGGTATTTCCGATGGTACAAAGAACTTCATTTCGTTGGTCGTTGCTCCCATGTTGGCTGGTTATGGCCTCACTGAGACCTGCGCCAATGGCTCTCTAGGCTGTCCACTTGAGTTCTCCCCCGATGCCATTGGTCCTACCCCTTGCGCTTGCGAAGTCAAGCTTGTTGCACTTCCTGAGCTGGGCTACTCAACTGAAGCCAAGGTTCCACAAGGTGAGATTTGGATCAAGGGTTTGCCAGTTATGACTAAATACTGGAACAACCCCGAGGAGACAGAAAAGGCCCTTACTCCTGACGGCTGGTTCAAGACTGGTGATATCGGAGAATTCAATGCTCAGGGTCACCTTCGAGTCTTTGACCGCGTCAAGAATCTCGTCAAGATGCAGGGCGGTGAATACATCGCCCTTGAGAAACTCGAGTCTGTGTACCGTGGTGTCCAGTCGGTGGCCAACGTTATGGTCCACGCCGATCCCGAGCACTCACGCCCTATTGCCGTTATCATGCCGAACGAGAAAGTCTTGCacgagaaggccaaggagctGGGTGTTGATGAGCACAACCTCCATACCGTCCACACCAACCCCAAGATGGTCAGCTTTGTTCTTAAGGATCTCCAAGGTGCTGCGAAACGTGCTGGTTTGAGCAGTATTGAGATCGTCACTGGCGTTTTGATCACCGACGAAGAGTGGACATCGGATAATGTAAGGACAATCCCAATCGCTGGCTGGCTAGAAGTTTTACTAATGTGTTTGCTCCCAGGGACTCCTCACCGCTACTCAGAAGCTGAACCGACGCAAGATCACCGAACActtcaagaaggatatcGCTGCCACCCTCAAGAGCACCGGCTCGTGATTAACGATTGAATAGGTGAGATGATTTAATGGTCGAACATCTGGTTTGAAAGTCGAAAGAATGGATACCAAGAGAGAAGATGGAAAGATGTGTGTATCGACTTTTGATGCGGGTTTGTTTTCAGTGTCTGTAATTACTTTTGCGGCGTTGGCTTCATGATATCTTGAAGGGAATTTTGAACGACAATGGAACTCGGCTCCGGGCCATTTTATGGTTGCTCACCAGGCCCTACTCTTTTTCGTCGGGAATGATCTGATGTGAGCTGACATGTGATTCTGTAAATCGAACTTGGCGTGTGAGAACCATTGGCTGGCAACCATGGAAAGGTGTTCAAGACGTAGAATATTGTAACTCTTTGCCTGGCCTAGTTTACATCGGTATTAATACCAGCCATCGGCCAGAAGGTACAGTAAACAGTTGGTGTCTGAGAAACGGAACCAGCTAGTTAGGTTCTAGCTCTAAGATATGGCACATGAAAATGAAGTTACTAATGGCCATTCAAGCACATAGATCAAATCATCAATCAATTGGTATATGGATATAATAAGCATTTGCTAGAAAACAGGTGCCCCTCCTTCAAGTCATGACTCTAGGTCGAGCATATTTACCAAAAAAGAGCACGCTACCTACTCCATACAATGCCATGATAGCCAGCTAGCGAGATTTATATTCATATAAAAACGATGGGGGAACTGGAACAACAACCCATTTAGACTAGTAGCGTAGTATTGGTATAGATCAAACAGAGCTGCGCTGAAAAAAGAAGACGGGCCCTCCAGGACGTTGAAACATTCGTAGCATTTCGCGAGAGTCGGACGGATATGGGGGAGGGGGTGGAAGAGAGGTAATACAACGACGAATTCGTCCATGTCCATGGCTTCTCAGTGTTCCAGATTTCCTCTATACGCATAAAGAAAGGAACGAGGAGCCACGAGGATATATCCAACGCCCAAACCCGGCCAGAATTGTTGAGTGCAAGTAAGTGATAGGATGATAGCCTTATCGCATGCCCTTGCGACGGAAGAAGACTAGATATGGTACACGGTCGCGGCCAGACTTGAACACCTCCTCCTGGACATCATCGCGGTCTCCACTG
The window above is part of the Fusarium oxysporum f. sp. lycopersici 4287 chromosome 8, whole genome shotgun sequence genome. Proteins encoded here:
- a CDS encoding hypothetical protein (At least one base has a quality score < 10); translation: MYNIDWSCIQALVSDSTACSIGWISTSHAAASQSISIVTAYDTLGPSGVEHSLVQTECSAMYVDSQLLKTASEPIKKSSVKTVIVNDRTIFAKGGELEAFRADHPDLKIVTLEELRQLGEDNPVEPNPAKPSDLYCIMYTSGSTGLPKGACITHEALIAGVTSLYTCVEECVSDKECILAYLPLAHIFEMALENLVMYIGGTLGYGNPRTLSDASMKNCAGDMREFKPTVMVGVPQIWETVRKGITAKLEAASPLLKNLFWGAYNWKAFASKNKLPLASLFDSIVFGKVRELTGGRMRFTMNGASGISDGTKNFISLVVAPMLAGYGLTETCANGSLGCPLEFSPDAIGPTPCACEVKLVALPELGYSTEAKVPQGEIWIKGLPVMTKYWNNPEETEKALTPDGWFKTGDIGEFNAQGHLRVFDRVKNLVKMQGGEYIALEKLESVYRGVQSVANVMVHADPEHSRPIAVIMPNEKVLHEKAKELGVDEHNLHTVHTNPKMVSFVLKDLQGAAKRAGLSSIEIVTGVLITDEEWTSDNGLLTATQKLNRRKITEHFKKDIAATLKSTGS
- a CDS encoding hypothetical protein (At least one base has a quality score < 10); the encoded protein is MLSVPASSSTCTLEKKKIKKNVDGEIQEVEKEWSYFELTGFEYLTYQQYLQRVLQIGSGLRKLGLTSDDKLHIFGTTSIGWISTSHAAASQSISIVTAYDTLGPSGVEHSLVQTECSAMYVDSQLLKTASEPIKKSSVKTVIVNDRTIFAKGGELEAFRADHPDLKIVTLEELRQLGEDNPVEPNPAKPSDLYCIMYTSGSTGLPKGACITHEALIAGVTSLYTCVEECVSDKECILAYLPLAHIFEMALENLVMYIGGTLGYGNPRTLSDASMKNCAGDMREFKPTVMVGVPQIWETVRKGITAKLEAASPLLKNLFWGAYNWKAFASKNKLPLASLFDSIVFGKVRELTGGRMRFTMNGASGISDGTKNFISLVVAPMLAGYGLTETCANGSLGCPLEFSPDAIGPTPCACEVKLVALPELGYSTEAKVPQGEIWIKGLPVMTKYWNNPEETEKALTPDGWFKTGDIGEFNAQGHLRVFDRVKNLVKMQGGEYIALEKLESVYRGVQSVANVMVHADPEHSRPIAVIMPNEKVLHEKAKELGVDEHNLHTVHTNPKMVSFVLKDLQGAAKRAGLSSIEIVTGVLITDEEWTSDNVRTIPIAGWLEVLLMCLLPGTPHRYSEAEPTQDHRTLQEGYRCHPQEHRLVIND
- a CDS encoding hypothetical protein (At least one base has a quality score < 10) → MYNIDWSCIQALVSDSTACSIGWISTSHAAASQSISIVTAYDTLGPSGVEHSLVQTECSAMYVDSQLLKTASEPIKKSSVKTVIVNDRTIFAKGGELEAFRADHPDLKIVTLEELRQLGEDNPVEPNPAKPSDLYCIMYTSGSTGLPKGACITHEALIAGVTSLYTCVEECVSDKECILAYLPLAHIFEMALENLVMYIGGTLGYGNPRTLSDASMKNCAGDMREFKPTVMVGVPQIWETVRKGITAKLEAASPLLKNLFWGAYNWKAFASKNKLPLASLFDSIVFGKVRELTGGRMRFTMNGASGISDGTKNFISLVVAPMLAGYGLTETCANGSLGCPLEFSPDAIGPTPCACEVKLVALPELGYSTEAKVPQGEIWIKGLPVMTKYWNNPEETEKALTPDGWFKTGDIGEFNAQGHLRVFDRVKNLVKMQGGEYIALEKLESVYRGVQSVANVMVHADPEHSRPIAVIMPNEKVLHEKAKELGVDEHNLHTVHTNPKMVSFVLKDLQGAAKRAGLSSIEIVTGVLITDEEWTSDNVRTIPIAGWLEVLLMCLLPGTPHRYSEAEPTQDHRTLQEGYRCHPQEHRLVIND
- a CDS encoding hypothetical protein (At least one base has a quality score < 10) — encoded protein: MLSVPASSSTCTLEKKKIKKNVDGEIQEVEKEWSYFELTGFEYLTYQQYLQRVLQIGSGLRKLGLTSDDKLHIFGTTSIGWISTSHAAASQSISIVTAYDTLGPSGVEHSLVQTECSAMYVDSQLLKTASEPIKKSSVKTVIVNDRTIFAKGGELEAFRADHPDLKIVTLEELRQLGEDNPVEPNPAKPSDLYCIMYTSGSTGLPKGACITHEALIAGVTSLYTCVEECVSDKECILAYLPLAHIFEMALENLVMYIGGTLGYGNPRTLSDASMKNCAGDMREFKPTVMVGVPQIWETVRKGITAKLEAASPLLKNLFWGAYNWKAFASKNKLPLASLFDSIVFGKVRELTGGRMRFTMNGASGISDGTKNFISLVVAPMLAGYGLTETCANGSLGCPLEFSPDAIGPTPCACEVKLVALPELGYSTEAKVPQGEIWIKGLPVMTKYWNNPEETEKALTPDGWFKTGDIGEFNAQGHLRVFDRVKNLVKMQGGEYIALEKLESVYRGVQSVANVMVHADPEHSRPIAVIMPNEKVLHEKAKELGVDEHNLHTVHTNPKMVSFVLKDLQGAAKRAGLSSIEIVTGVLITDEEWTSDNGLLTATQKLNRRKITEHFKKDIAATLKSTGS